In Penaeus monodon isolate SGIC_2016 chromosome 43, NSTDA_Pmon_1, whole genome shotgun sequence, one DNA window encodes the following:
- the LOC119568260 gene encoding anaphase-promoting complex subunit 1-like, which yields MISCGDAQEYVPFGRDYISCHPGEVGLPPARPTTTPPHLDLLRQLDTVSINASKDWWEVRQSADDLTEEELYVSGSTVVWSRGLAGNIGSRQIIKSMTCDSPVQHALFATFYTYPDQPALLGEPIPEEPTGESIPSICIVESDSLSIYTVDGEDYSLALPFPVRKVWPVKFGVLLERQVPGAEIASPKPEGERLPTFYSLMHPLDEINPVLVVSGYSGSVRPAYMSDLNQQAVFMSEDPSICILYNSSSNSHTIWKVRRAKQEENNLVLQTTVQANLSNSPASAMFSNPGLYLHSHSHSHSHSHLTSPGAPGNSHSPTPTSSRTRPSMFPNMWVTPKNHHQAQTPKNHMATLSRTQSPSIFSGQHLRLTISPSPSRSPYPRTPCTPLHSALNETLAESEPLVPDLCLDHLWTDNSLGRATKAFLTEDSVGQRYLCLMLSQAGMLRCIKYDYTNDRSSLIFGSISSIPAKDALPIKTLKMMIVVDGSSSLSLYTGVVHVSRINLLGLPTFNSSLFKDFSSLNISSRLQSPSTTPLRRSSLLTSSRPASALDAKFEVGLSPVISERSNFEGSFSEDTGLPLSSAIVALRDPTDTRVTLEHASGNFYRITLPEMTSSPLVKHSLTALKYILPREAALKLVNKWYATRNAPGSGDFSPQGEWMMFSMMLLSMIGYDTDKLALMCPVETSGSCSPLVATKKFRAAESGSDNDWEYMLSSPFHMAAGNSLSEMLGLQRVGVVQKSQEVNSGSVNTKAPLFSHLPAILFALHLVYEDFKLNILHWEYCSLLVTCLDQLASDLQATHYLHHYWRDFPTICPLHGPPSQVPVEEAQKLTFPAYFTMNPPHVLAHLYMIMGGIEPEPFPYIPQVCTTTKNIILLYSVAAADCSLQDIPLERFLRRISSSGQKPFVSIDVSMSPQYPLEKNPSIHEKIVLLTNQLGLTVRDIQLLAPGVSLLLMNAQHMCRTCPPQDWPASAYHLIHRPDLVAHREEAAKNEKETGSRGKDPFNIKVRCHRDPDSTQEARKVSPTSKDEEDGMETLDMDMLALRWREDQRISEVRRMLCSSRAVTINIIQRPEVSDHEFLEEQERHLYALCIRTMSLPVGRGMFTLYSSAPVITETLPIPKLNLSGKAPPRGTTIDLSTIEVPPNMDMWPHFHNGVAAGLKIAPNCGEIDSTWIVYNKPKGSLDSPTEHAGFLMALGLNGHLRNLATVNMHDYLARGHEMTCVGLLLGISVAKRGTMDIQTTKLLSVHLECLLPPTSTELDVPHTVQVAAIIGVGLVYQDTAHRHMAEVLLQEIGRPPGPEMENSNDRESYSLAAGLALGLVLFGRGGEAAGFTDLNIAGELYHYIEGGHKKPLLGVHKDKYKSPSYQIKEGDCVNIDVTAPGATLALGMIYFRSNNKAIAEWMVAPSTPYLLDQVRPDFLLLRTIALGLIMWDNVLPTSKWIESHVPSTVLTHVHRGGSQSTPGIDYESMHQAYYNILAGACMVIGLKFAGSANSEAFQILWKYTRMFTSFTKRSVAELAGKSTIETCLNVILLSLSMVMAGTGDLDVLRIIRYLRSRVGPSNSTVGYGSHLTIHMALGFLFLGGGRFSLSTSNMAIAALLIACFPKFPTHSNDNRYHLQALRHLYVLAAEPRLLIPVDVDTGRLCQVHVSVRFKDTDQYRSQTFEAMAPLMLPELSKLSQVVIEEDSASHRYWPVWFSAHNKTWSVLETLLRSGEGLAVKLKDGRYPYGDAPSGFQVQLAHLLTQDKSARWTMKKFASSKVPGLEMCQLEILGLESCQLDILGLGLCQLDSLGLEICHVIKIGQLEILGPEIGRLTF from the exons ATGATCTCGTGTGGGGATGCTCAGGAGTATGTGCCGTTCGGGCGGGACTACATCTCCTGTCACCCTGGAGAGGTGGGGCTCCCTCCTGCAAGGCCCACGACCACCCCCCCTCACCTGGACCTCCTGCGGCAACTCGACACGGTCTCCATCAATGCGTCTAAG GATTGGTGGGAAGTCAGGCAGAGTGCCGATGACCTGACTGAGGAGGAGCTCTATGTCAGCGGCTCAACAGTAGTCTGGTCTCGAGGTCTGGCAGGCAACATTGGGTCTCGGCAAATCATCAAGAGTATGACATGTGACTCACCAGTTCAGCATGCCCTGTTTGCCACATTCTACACGTACCCTGATCAGCCGGCACTACTTGGTGAACCCATACCCGAGGAACCGACAG GTGAATCCATACCTAGCATCTGTATCGTTGAAAGTGATAGTCTGAGCATCTACACTGTGGACGGAGAAGACTACTCTTTGGCGCTTCCATTTCCT GTTCGCAAGGTATGGCCAGTCAAGTTTGGGGTCCTCCTCGAGCGGCAGGTGCCTGGAGCTGAGATTGCGTCCCCGAAGCCAGAGGGGGAGAGGCTGCCCACCTTCTATAGCCTCATGCACCCTCTGGATGAGATCAATCCTGTGCTGGTTGTGTCAG GTTATAGTGGATCGGTTCGTCCTGCCTATATGAGTGACCTCAACCAGCAGGCGGTGTTCATGTCAGAGGATCCTTCCATATGCATTCTCTACAACTCGAGTAGCAATAGCCACACCATTTGGAAAGTGAGGAGAGCAAAACAGGAG GAGAACAATTTGGTGCTGCAGACCACAGTCCAGGCCAACCTGAGCAACAGCCCAGCCTCAGCCATGTTCTCAAACCCTGGTCTGTACCTgcattcccactcccactcccactcccactcgcACCTAACTTCGCCAGGGGCACCGGGCAACTCACACTCCCCGACCCCAACCAGCTCGAGGACGAGGCCAAGCATGTTCCCCAACATGTGGGTGACCCCGAAGAACCACCACCAAGCGCAGACGCCGAAGAATCACATGGCTACACTCAG CCGGACCCAGTCACCTTCGATATTCAGTGGGCAGCATCTGCGGCTCACCATTAGCCCGTCACCCTCACGCTCCCCTTACCCCCGTACCCCCTGCACACCTCTCCACTCGGCTCTGAATGAAACGCTAGCGGAGTCGGAGCCCCTCGTCCCCGACCTCTGCCTGGACCACCTCTGGACTGACAACTCTCTCGGCCGCGCCACGAAGGCCTTCCTGACAGAGGACAGTGTGGGCCAGAGGTACTTGTGCCTGATGCTCTCTCAGGCAGGTATGCTCAGATGCATCAAGTACGATTACACAAACGATCGCTCAAGTCTCATCTTTGGCTCCATCTCCTCTATCCCAGCTAAGGATGCTCTGCCTATCAAAACTCTCaagatgatgattgttgttgatGGAAGCAGcagcctctctctctatacagGAGTTGTGCACGTAAGCCGCATAAACTTGTTGGGACTCCCAACTTTCAATTCCTCTTTGTTTAAGGACTTCTCATCCCTGAACATATCATCTCGGCTACAAAGCCCCTCGACAACTCCCCTCCGCCGTTCTAGCCTCCTCACATCCAGTCGACCAGCTTCTGCATTAGATGCAAAGTTTGAGGTGGGTCTCTCGCCAGTCATCTCTGAAAGGTCCAATTTTGAAGGGTCATTTTCTGAAGACACTGGACTCCCGTTGTCCTCGGCTATTGTAGCCCTCCGCGACCCCACAGACACTAGGGTCACACTGGAACATGCTAGTGGAAATTTCTATAGGATAACACTCCCAGAAATGACCTCATCACCTCTTGTCAAACACTCATTGACTGCTCTGAAATACATCTTGCCACGGGAAGCTGCACTCAAGTTGGTCAACAAATGGTATGCAACACGAAATGCTCCTGGTTCAGGTGATTTCTCACCTCAAGGGGAGTGGATGATGTTTTCAATGATGCTCCTTTCCATGATTGGTTATGATACAGATAAACTGGCTCTCATGTGTCCTGTTGAAACCTCTGGTTCCTGTAGTCCTCTCGTTGCAACCAAGAAATTCCGTGCAGCTGAAAGTGGTTCAGACAATGACTGGGAGTACATGCTGTCTTCACCTTTCCACATGGCAGCAGGAAATTCTTTGAGTGAAATGTTGGGTCTGCAGAGAGTGGGAGTCGTGCAGAAGAGCCAGGAGGTAAACAGTGGCTCAGTGAACACCAAAGCTCCCTTGTTTTCTCACCTGCCAGCCATCCTCTTTGCTCTCCATTTAGTTTATGAGGATTTCAAGCTAAACATCTTGCACTGGGAATATTGCAGTTTATTGGTGACATGTCTAGATCAACTTGCTTCTGATCTCCAAGCCAcccattatcttcaccattaCTGGCGTGATTTCCCAACTATCTGCCCACTCCATGGTCCTCCTTCTCAAGTCCCAGTTGAAGAAGCACAGAAGCTTACATTCCCAGCATACTTCACTATGAATCCCCCACATGTCTTGGCACATTTGTATATGATCATGGGGGGTATAGAACCAGAACCGTTCCCATATATCCCCCAGGTCTGCACAACTACAAAGAACATCATTCTCTTGTACTCTGTAGCGGCTGCTGATTGTTCTCTCCAGGACATCCCCCTGGAGCGCTTTCTCCGCCGTATCAGCTCCAGTGGCCAGAAACCATTTGTCTCAATAGATGTATCCATGAGTCCACAGTATCCTTTAGAGAAAAATCCTAGTATTCATGAAAAGATTGTCCTACTTACCAACCAGCTGGGACTCACAGTTAGAGATATCCAGCTTCTTGCACCTGGTGTATCTCTCCTGCTCATGAATGCTCAGCACATGTGCCGGACATGTCCACCACAGGATTGGCCAGCCTCAGCCTATCACCTCATCCATAGACCTGACCTTGTTGCTCACAGGGAAGAAGCAGccaagaatgaaaaggaaacggGGAGCAGAGGGAAAGATCCATTCAATATAAAAGTCAGGTGTCACAGAGACCCTGATTCAACCCAAGAGGCCAGGAAGGTCTCACCAACATccaaggatgaggaggatggtatgGAGACACTTGACATGGATATGTTGGCTCTGAGATGGAGGGAAGATCAACGTATATCTGAGGTAAGGCGGATGCTGTGCTCCTCACGTGCTGTCACTATCAACATCATTCAGAGGCCAGAGGTGTCAGATCATGAGTTTTTGGAAGAGCAAGAAAGGCACCTATACGCCCTTTGCATCAGAACTATGTCACTGCCTGTTGGCCGAGGCATGTTTACTTTGTATTCTTCTGCTCCTGTAATAACTGAAACCCTTCCTATTCCCAAACTGAATTTATCAGGGAAGGCACCTCCTCGAGGAACCACAATTGATCTCTCCACAATTGAAGTCCCACCAAATATGGACATGTGGCCACACTTCCACAATGGAGTGGCAGCAGGGCTGAAAATAGCACCAAACTGTGGGGAAATTGACTCAACCTGGATTGTCTACAACAAACCCAAGGGATCTCTTGATAGTCCAACTGAACATGCAGGATTTCTGATGGCCCTTGGTCTGAATGGTCACTTGCGCAACCTGGCGACTGTTAACATGCATGACTATCTTGCAAGAGGTCATGAGATGACGTGTGTAGGGCTGTTGCTGGGTATATCAGTAGCGAAGAGAGGTACAATGGATATCCAAACAACAAAATTACTTAGTGTTCACCTGGAGTGTCTTTTGCCTCCCACTTCAACAGAGCTTGATGTTCCACACACTGTACAG GTTGCTGCAATCATAGGAGTTGGTCTAGTGTATCAGGACACTGCCCATCGTCACATGGCAGAGGTCCTTCTCCAGGAGATCGGGCGTCCGCCAGGACCAGAGATGGAGAACTCAAATGACCGTGAGTCCTACTCCCTGGCAGCTGGCTTAGCTCTGGGCCTTGTGCTGTTTGGTCGCGGTGGGGAAGCAGCAGGGTTCACTGACCTCAACATAGCGGGAGAACTCTACCACTACATCGAAGGTGGCCACAAGAAGCCTCTCTTAGGTGTTCATAAGGATAAATATAAGTCCCCTAGCTACCAGATTAAG GAAGGAGACTGTGTCAACATTGATGTAACTGCCCCAGGAGCAACATTAGCCTTAGGAATGATATACTTCAGAAGCAATAACAAAGCTATTGCTGAGTGGATGGTGGCACCAAGCACCCCTTACTTGCTGGACCAG GTACGGCCAGACTTCTTACTTCTGCGTACTATTGCCCTTGGCTTGATTATGTGGGACAATGTCTTGCCAACCTCCAAGTGGATTGAGAGTCACGTTCCATCGACCGTCTTGACCCACGTCCACCGAGGAGGAAGTCAGTCGACTCCTGGCATTGATTACGAGTCCATGCATCAG gcatattataatatacttgcTGGTGCGTGCATGGTTATTGGTCTGAAATTTGCTGGCTCAGCTAATAGTGAAGCCTTCCAAATTTTGTGGAAATACACTAGAATGTTCACAAGTTTCACCAAGAG GAGCGTAGCAGAACTTGCAGGAAAGTCGACTATTGAAACGTGTCTGAACGTGATCCTGCTGAGCCTGTCGATGGTGATGGCTGGCACAGGCGACCTTGACGTCCTAAGAATTATCCGTTATTTGCGGTCAAGAGTCGGCCCGTCCAACTCGACTGTTGG CTATGGCTCCCACCTGACAATCCACATGGCCCTGGGCTTCCTGTTCCTGGGTGGTGGTCGCTTCTCGCTCAGCACATCCAACATGGCCATCGCAGCTCTCCTCATCGCCTGCTTCCCAAAGTTCCCCACACACTCCAATGATAACCGATACCACCTTCAG GCACTCCGGCATCTGTATGTTCTGGCGGCTGAGCCTAGATTATTGATACCTGTTGACGTTGATACAGGGAGGCTTTGCCAAGTCCATGTTTCAGTTAG GTTCAAGGATACCGATCAGTACAGAAGTCAGACCTTTGAAGCCATGGCTCCACTTATGCTCCCTGAGCTCTCCAAACTCTCACAGGTTGTGATAGAAGAAGACAGTGCAAGCCATCGATACTGGCCTGTATG GTTCTCAGCCCACAACAAAACATGGTCTGTTCTGGAGACACTCTTGCGGTCTGGAGAAGGACTGGCTGTCAAGCTTAAAGATGGCCGTTACCCCTATGGCGATGCCCCCTCCGGCTTCCAGGTTCAGTTGGCTCATCTTCTCACGCAGGACAAGTCAGCTCGATGGACCATGAAG AAATTTGCCAGcagtaaggttccaggcctagaAATGTGCCAGCTTGAAATTCTAGGCTTAGAAAGTTGCCAGCTTGATATTCTAGGCCTTGGACTTTGCCAGCTTGATAGTCTAGGCCTTGAAATTTGCCATGTTATAAAAATTGGCCAGCTAGAAATTCTTGGTCCTGAAATTGGCCGGCTTACATTCTAG
- the LOC119568261 gene encoding leucine-rich repeat-containing G-protein coupled receptor 4-like: MILATGSPCMVYTQLIMKKKWMIPKVDRSTNTFLRGIMYYERPRDWNKRLVTQSTTNGTFGRLPRVAAAARGPARRRGGGGDAVVRLVVMSSELPALEDDSFGNVSFTHAHVKYNHALARVSPHALRSSLATLRVLDLRNNNLTAFPLAEQLGAFRRLQYLSVDDNGVEVVPEGVSGLEQLLHLSLANNRVESLHPRALTSLPSLLHLDLHSNRLLALPPQLSALPALRSLLLWDNAFATLPAGFLGGLHNLEFLDLSYTGVKEIQPTALATPTSVPWFVNLKSTPITELTTSAFINGTPPYWLDLRETGLRSLDQSFQAILQHMASKNIVHIDWGKPQLWLENEDLACDCSIKWLVTNATLLKHVSGRCNDKNINLRFLDPDYFNIFCF, translated from the exons ATGATCTTAGCCACAGGATCCCCA TGTATGGTTTATACGCagttgataatgaagaaaaaatggatGATTCCTAAGGTCGACCGATCAACGAACACATTCCTCCGTGGAATAATGTATTATGAGAGACCACGTGACTGGAATAAGAGGCTTGTGACACAAAGTACAACCAACGGGACATTTGGAA GGCTTCCgcgcgtcgccgccgccgcccgcggcCCCGCCAGGcgacgcggcggcggcggcgacgctgTGGTGCGCCTGGTCGTCATGAGCTCGGAGCTGCCGGCGCTCGAGGACGACTCGTTCGGCAACGTGAGCTTCACGCACGCGCACGTCAAGTACAACCACGCGCTGGCCCGCGTGTCGCCGCACGCGCTGCGCTCGTCGCTCGCCACGCTGCGGGTGCTGGACCTGCGCAACAACAACCTGACGGCGTTCCCGCTGGCGGAGCAGCTGGGCGCCTTCCGCCGGCTGCAGTACCTCTCCGTGGACGACAACGGCGTGGAGGTCGTGCCCGAGGGCGTGTCCGGCCTCGAGCAGCTGCTCCACCTCAGCCTCGCCAACAACCGCGTGGAATCCCTCCACCCGCGCGCCCTCACCAGCCTCCCGTCCCTGCTCCACCTCGACCTCCACTCCAACCGCCTCCTCGCCCTGCCGCCGCAGCTGTCGGCCCTGCCCGCCCTGCGCTCGCTCCTGCTGTGGGACAACGCCTTCGCCACGCTGCCCGCAG GATTTCTTGGAGGACTCCACAATCTGGAGTTCCTCGACCTGAGCTACACAGGCGTGAAGGAGATCCAGCCTACGGCCCTTGCCACACCTACCTCCGTCCCCTGGTTTGTCAACCTCAAGAGTACGCCCATTACCGAACTCACAACTTCAGCTTTTATCAATG GCACTCCACCCTACTGGCTGGACTTGCGCGAGACCGGCCTTCGTAGCCTAGACCAGTCGTTCCAGGCCATCCTACAGCACATGGCCAGCAAGAACATTGTGCATATAGACTGGGGGAAGCCTCAGCTATGGCTAGAAA ATGAGGACCTGGCATGCGACTGCAGCATAAAGTGGCTTGTCACTAATGCCACGCTCCTGAAACACGTGTCTGGCCGCTGCAACGACAAGAACATCAACCTGCGTTTCCTCGACCCTGACTACTTCaacattttctgtttttaa